ATCGGCGATGTCCTTCGCATCGATGCGTTCCGCCGCACCGAGCACCGCGCAGGCCACCGCCAGATCGAAGCCGCTTCCCCCTTTCGGGACGGAAGCCGGGCTGAGCCCCACGGTCAGCTTCTTCTGCGGCCACTCCGCGCCGGAGTTGACCACCGCCGCCCTGACCCGGTCCCGGCTCTCCGAGAGGCTCTTGTCCGGGAGGCCCACCAGCGTGAAGGCGGCCACGCCCGGCTCCAGGTCCGCCTGGACCTCGACCACCACGCCCTCGACGCCGACCAGCGCCACGGAACACGCACGCGCGAACCCCATTACGCCACCCCCCGAGCGTGCTCGACGGTGGGGGCTCCGCGCCTGGGCATCACCACACCCACCAGGTCGATGCGCACGCCGCCGGGCGGCGGCCCGCCGGTGCGCTCCAGCCAGCATTCGGCGAGCCGTCTCAGCCGCTGTGCCTTCGTCGGCGTGACCGCCGCCATCGGATGCTCGAACGCGCCCGACCTGCGGGTCTTGACCTCGCAGACGACGACCGTGTCGCCGTCCCGGGCCACGATGTCGATCTCACCGGCCCGCCCGCAGCGCCAGTTCCTCGCCAGCACCGTCATTCCGGCCTCGGTCAGCAGCCGCGCCGCCAGATCCTCGCCGTACCGCCCCAGTGCCCCCGTAGCGTTCATATCGGCACCACCTCCGGCACCGACTGTGACGCGTCGGGCGTCAACTCGTGGATCTTGGTGGACAGCCCGTCGATTGTGGATAACTCAGTCACCCAGAAGTGGACTCACCTGGAAGTTCAGCCGCTGGGGAGTTCGAGATCGCTCTTGTTGAGCTCCTCGATGTTCACGTCCTTGAACGTCAGCACGCGCACCTGTTTGACGAACCTGGCCGGTCGATACATGTCCCAGACCCACGCGTCCGCCATCGAGACTTCGAAGAAGACCTCGCCCTGCACCGAGTGCACCTGCATCTCGTAATCGTTGGTGAGGTAGAAACGCCGCTCGGTCTCGATCACGTATTTGAACAGCCCGACGACGTCTCGGTACTCCCGGTAGAGCTTCAGCTCCATCTCGGTCTCGTACTTCTCGAGGTCCTCGGCGCTCATGGCATGTTCCCCTTCAGCCGTGCGTCCCCCTATTGTGCGCCAGCCCCGCGCGCCTCTAGACGATTTCGGGGGCCAGGACAACCGGCGCACTCGGAGGACCCTCGTCGAGCAGCGTTCGCAGCAGCTCGGCGAGCCTGGTCGGATACACCGTCTCACGGGCCGCCGACAGTTCGGCGGACGTCCACCACCTCAGACCCGCGACACTGCGCCGCTCAAGCTCCGTCAGTCCGCCCGGGGCCGTCGACGTCTGTGCCGTACGCGCAAGGAAGTACCACTCGTCCTGGTCCCAGCGGCGTCCGTCGAACGGAAAGGAGCAGGTCCGCTGCCACAGCACCGGTCCCAGTTCCACGTCTGTGATCCCCGTCTCCTCGGCCAGCTCGCGCAGCGCGGCCTCCTCCCGGGTCTCCTCGCCTTCCAGACCGCCGCCGGGGGTGAACCACCAGCGGTCGGCCGGATCCTCCGGCTCGTGCCCGTGAATCAGCAGAATGCGGTCATCGGGGTCGAGCAGGACGACGCGGGCCACCTTGCGCAGCTCGCCGGGCGCCGGCTCCTCATCCGACACCGGCGGTCGCCTTCGTGCGGCCGCCGCCTGCGGCCCCGCGCCGCCTCGCTGTCAGCTTCCGCGCGACGGGACCGTACGAAGCCCCGCCCACGATCAGTGCGGCCCCGACCACCACCGACACGACCAGTAGCTTCACCGGTCCGGGCGAGGACACCCCGCCCTGCAGCGCGGCGAAGCCCGCGGGCCGCTCCAGCAGGCCGCCGGTCAGGGGCCACGCAACGGCGTCCAGCCGTCCTTCGACGGCCGAGCGCGGCACCGACCCCTGCCCGGGGTCCTGAAGGTGTACGCGGGAGTCCTGTGACCCCATGCGCTCGTCGCCCAGCATGAACAGCTGCCCCTTGGGCACGGTCGCCGTGAAGGTGTTCGAAGCGGCTCCCTTGGTGCGCAGATACGGTTCCTCAATGGCCTTGCCGTTGATGGTCAGCTTGCCGCCGTCCCCGCAGCAGGCGACCGTGTCGCCGCCCACGCCGACGACGCGCTTCACCATGGGCATGTCGCCCCACTGTTTGTCCCGGAAGACCACGATGTCACCGCGCCGCACCTGGTCGCCGTCTATCCGCTCCGCAAGCACCCGGTCCCCGGCGTGCACGGTCGGCGTCATCGAGTCGGTCGGCACGGTGTAGGGCTGGTAGACCAGCGCCCCCCAGATGAACCCTCCGAGGAAGAGCACACAGCCGACGGCCACGGCCAGGCCCGACAGTGCGTTGCCGAGCCGGCCGTGGCCGTCGTCCGAACGTATCGTCCCGCTCATCCCAGCTGCTCCCCACTTCGGAGATTCGGTCCCCGGGCATCGAACCCCGGGAATCGGCGATCTGGGACGGCACCCTACCCGGCAGTACGCCCGGAGGTCAGCCTCCTCCGGCGCCGGAGAACGATCGGCAGGGCGCCGATCGTGCCCAACGCCAGGGGCGCGGCCGAGGCGGCGGCCGCGGCAGCGGAGTTGATCCCCGGCTGGTCGAAGGTCTCGGGCACCGGCAGTGTCGCCCAGCGGTTCAGCGGCCAGGCCACCACCACGGCTCGTCCGACGACCTTGTCGACGGGCACGAATCCGCCGTTCACGTCTTCCATGTGGTAGCGGGAGTCACGGGAGTTCTGGCGGTTGTCGCCCATGACCCAGATCCGGTCCTTCGGCACCTTGAAGGGCCCGAAGGGCTGGTCGTCGCAGGGGGTGCTGCCGGGGAAGGTGTACGGCTCGTCGAGCGCCCTGCCGTTGACCTTGACCGGGCCGCCCTTCTTGCATTCCACGGTGTCGCCGGCGACCGCGATCGTCCTCTTGATCAGATCCTTCTCCTCGGACGACGGCATCAGGCCGATGAAGCTGAGGAAGTTCTGCAGGGCGTTCGGTTTGGGGGTGGGCTCACCGTCCAGCCAGCCGCCCGGGTCGTGGAAGACGACGACCTCGCCGCGCTCCGGCTCGGAGCCGAACCACGGGGTGAGTTTGTCGACCAGCACCCGGTCGCCCCGCTGGAGGGTGTTCTGCATCGAGTCCGAGGGGATCGAGAACGCCTGCACCAGGAAGGTCTTGATGAGCAGCGCGAGAAGCAGCGCGATACCGATCAGGAGCGGCAGTTCCTTCCAGAAGGACCGCTGCTTCTTCTGTCCCGTACCACTGCCCTCGGAGGAACCGCCCTCGGGGCCCTCCTCGTCCACACCGCCCGCCGTCCCCGGCGGATGCGCCGCCGATTCGTCCGTCACGGCTGCGGGTGACTCGGCGGGTTCTTCCCCCGGCCTCTCCTCCGGCCCGTCGTGTCCGGATCGTGCGCCGACCGCCACGTCCCCCACATCCACTCCTCAGTCCGTGCGAACCGCCTGCCCCGAAGCCGGAGCAGGCCCACTACTCCCATAACGAGCGGGAGTTCCGCAGGGCTCGGGAGCGGGATCATTCCGTTCAGATCCTGAGGTGACACCCTATTCGACGGGTGGAGCGCTGATGTCGCCCCGGCGCGCGCGTTCGGTACGGATGCGTACGTCTCGGGCTCCTCCAGCTTCCGCCAGTGGCCGATCGGCCAGGCGATGACGACGGCGCGTCCGACGACCTGCTCCTCCGAGACGGTGCCGCGGTCCTTCTCGTCCAGGTGGAAGCGCGAGTCCGCCGAGTTGGCCCGGTGGTCGCCCATGACGAAGATCCGCCCGGCAGGCACCTTGACCTCGAACTTCAGGGTCGAAGGAACGTTTCCGGGGTTCAGATACGGCTCGATGAGCGGTACGCCGTTGACGGTGACCCGTCCGTCCTTGTCGCAGCACTTGACGGTGTCCCCGCCGACCGCGACCACGCGTTTGATCAGATCCTGCTCGTCGTCGGAGGGCAGCAGTCCGATGAAGGACAGGCCCACTTTCACCTGCTTGACGACGACCGGGTCGTTCTGCTTCGGATTCTGCTCCTGCCGGAGCCAACCGCCGGGGTCCTTGAACACGACGACGTCACCCCGCTGGGGCTTCGAGCCGAACCAGGGAGTGAGCTTGTCCACGAGCACGCGATCCTGGATGCGTATCGTCTGCTCCATCGAGCCTGACGGGATCACGAAGGCCTGCACCAGGAACGTCTTGAGAACCAGCGCGATCATCAGCGCCACGGTGATCAGGAGAGGTATCTCCTTCACGGCCGAACGTCGGCGCTTGCGCTTCACCTTCTGAGCGAGCCTGCGCCGTTCCGCACGGCCCGGCAGCGTCCGGGAACCGTTGGTCGGCCGGGTCCCTGTGGGCAGCCTGGTGTCGGCCCGGTGGCTCGCTCGACGCCCGCGGTTACCCATGGGCGCCGCCCGGCGTTCGTTTCGCCTCCGGGACGCGCGCAAAGGCACCCGACGGCTCCAGCGAGGTCCAGCGGCCGACCGGCCAGCCGATCCACTCCGCCCGTCCGATCACCTGGTCGACGGGCACCATGCCGCCGCCGGGCTCCCCGAGATGGTCGCGGGAGTCGCGCGAATTGCTCCGGTGGTCTCCCATGACCCACAAAGTGCCCTGCGGAACGACGATGTCGAAGGGGACCTCTGAGGGGACGTCACCAGGGTGCAGATATCCCTCGTCGACGGCTACGCCGTTCACCTCGACCCTTCCCCCCTTGTCGCAGCACACCACGCGGTCACCGCCCACGCCGACCACGCGCTTCACGAAGTCGGTCTCTGCGGGCTCGGCCAGCCCCAGCGCCGCGAAGACGCCCCGCGTCGCCGCGCTGACCGGGTTCTCCTCAAGTCCCTCCTGAACGAAGGATCCGGTGCCGTCGAAGACGACGACGTCCCCCCGCTCGGGCCCCGAACCGAAACGGTACGCCAGCTTGTTCACCAGAACGCGGTCCCCGACCTGAAGGGTGGGCTCCATCGAACTGCTGGGGATCTGGAACGGCTGCACCACGAAATGGCTGAACAGCAGCACAACGACGGTGCAGGCGAGGCCGAGAAGCCCGACCCTGCGCCACGACATCCCGGAGAGGCGCCTACCCAGGTGGCCGGAGGAGCGCGATGAACGCACAGAGCGCGACCCCTCTCCCTCTTCCCCGGTGTCGGGGGCGGAAGAGCGGTCGCGCTCCGTGTGCTTCGTTTCGGTGTCCATCGGGGCCAGAGCCTATCCGGCCACCATGTGAACCCGGCGTCAGTGTGAGCCGAAGCTCAGGCGCGAGAGGCGAGCCGGGGCTCAGTTGTCGCGCTTCTCCTTGATCTTGGCGGCCTTGCCGCGCAGGTCGCGGAGGTAGTACAGCTTCGCGCGACGGACGTCACCGCGGGTGACGAGCTCGATCTTCTCGAAGATCGGGCTGTGCACCGGGAAGGTGCGCTCGACGCCGACGGAGAAGGAGACCTTGCGGACCGTGAAAGTCTCGCTGACGCCCGAGCCCTGGCGGCGGATGACAACGCCCTTGAACTGCTGGATACGCGAGCGGTTGCCTTCGATGACACGCACGTGGACGTTCACGGTGTCGCCGGGGCGGAAGGCGGGGATGTCGCTGCGCAGCGAAGCCGCGTTGACGTTGTCGAGCAGGTGAGCCATGTTGGTCTGCTTCCTCGCTGATGCCACAGGTCATCAGCGGAACGATCGAGATGAGAATCAGGGTGCCGCTCACGTCGGGCGGGCGTCGTTCCCCCTGTGGCAGGGGCGCCGACCGGACGCACAGCAGCGGCCTATTCTTCCACGGCCTGGGGCCTGCGCCAAAATCGGCCGCCCGGCTCCGGCGCCCAGCCCAGAATGGACAGGATCTCCCGGTCCTTCTTGTCGAAGGCAGAGGCATCGCAACGCTCAATCAGATCCGGCCTGTTGGCGGCCGTGCGCCGCAGCGCCTCGTCCCGCCGCCAGCGCGCGATCTTCCCGTGGTGCCCGCTGACCAGCACGTCCGGAATGGCGCGACCACGCCACTCGGGCGGCTTGGTGTAGACGGGGCCTTCGAGCAGATTGGCCATGGCGCCGGGTGCGAAGGAATCGTCCCGGTGCGACTCGGCATTGCCCAGGACGCCCGGAAGCAGCCGGGCCACGGCCTCGGTGATCACCAGGACGGCGGCCTCGCCTCCGGCCAGGACGTAGTCCCCGATGGACACCTCGTACACCGGAATCCGGGTCGCGTACTCGTCGACGACCCGGCGGTCGATGCCCTCGTAGCGGGCGGGGGTGAAGATCAGCCAGGGCCGCTCGGAGAGCTCGACGGCGAGTTCCTGGGTGAAGGGGCGTCCGCTGGGGGTGGGCACGACCATGACCGGGCCGTGAGCGCCCGCCTCGTACCCGCCGGCCAGCGCGTCGTCGAGGGCGTCGCCCCACGGCTCGGTCTTCATGACCATGCCGGGACCGCCGCCGTACGGAGTGTCGTCGACGGTGCTGTGCCGGTCATACGTCCACCGGCGCAGGTCGTGCACATGGACGTCGAGCTGTCCACGCGCGCGTGCCTTGCCGACGAGCGAGACGTTCAGCGGTTCGAGGTACTCGGGGAAGATCGTGACGACGTCGAGCCGCATCAGGTTTCGTCCCGGCTTTCGTCCCGCGACGATGCGATCTCGGCCTCGCTGTCGTCGATCAGCCCGGGCGGCGGTGTGATGACCGCCCGCTGCTCCTCCAGGTCGATCTCGCTCACGATGTCCTCGACGAAGGGGATCATCACCTCGCTGCCGTCCGGCCGCTCCACGATGAAGAGGTCCTGCGAGGGCAGATGGCTGATCTCGGTGATCCGGCCGATCCCGGTGCCGTCGGCGAGGACGACATCGAGGTCCATCAGCTGGTGGTCGTAGTACTCGTCCGGTTCCCCGGGCAGCTCCTGCGGGTCCACGTCCGCGATCAGCAGGGTGTTGCGCAGGGCCTCGGCGGTGTTGCGGTCCCGTACGCCCTCGAAGCGCAGCAGCAGCCTGCCGCTGTGCACCCGGCCGGTCTCGATCGTCAGCGGACCCGCTGAGGCCGGGTCGGTGGCCAGCACGGCGCCGGGGGCGAGCCGCAGCTCCGGCTCGTCCGTGCGCACCTCGACGGTGACCTCGCCCTTGATGCCGTGGGCGCGGCCGATCCGCGCGACTACCAGCTGCACATGCTTCTCCTTCGATACGACTACGGGCCGGGGCGGGCTCGTAAGCCCTCCCCGGCCCGAGCCGGTGTTCAACAACGTGTCAGCGAACCTGGTCCACGTCGACGAGGTCGACGCGGATGCCACGGCCGCCGATGGCGCCCACGACGGTGCGCAGAGCGCGTGCGGTGCGACCGTTGCGGCCGATCACCTTACCGAGGTCGTCGGGGTGGACCCGGACCTCGAGCACACGCCCGCGGCGCAGGTTGCGCGAGGCGACCTGCACATCGTCCGGGTTGTCGACGATGCCCTTCACGAGGTGCTCGAGAGCCTCCTCGAGCATGCTCAGGCCTCGGTCGACTCAGCGGCGGATGCCGACGAGGCAGCCTCGGCCTCGTCCGCCTTCTTGTCGGCCTTCTTCGCCTTCGGGGTGATCGCCTCACCCTTCGGCTCGTCGCCCTCGATGGCCTTGGTGAAGGCCTCGAACGCGGCGCGCTTGTCCTTCGGCTCCGCGACGAGCAGCGGCGCCGGGGCCGGCAGGCCCTTGTGCTTCTGCCAGTCACCGGTGAGCTTCAGGATGGCGAGGACCGGCTCGGTCGGCTGGGCGCCGACGGACAGCCAGTACTGCGCGCGCTCGGAGTCGACCTCGATGCGCGAGGGGTTCTGCACCGGGTGGTACAGGCCGATCTCCTCGATGGCCCG
This window of the Streptomyces sp. SLBN-118 genome carries:
- a CDS encoding YraN family protein yields the protein MNATGALGRYGEDLAARLLTEAGMTVLARNWRCGRAGEIDIVARDGDTVVVCEVKTRRSGAFEHPMAAVTPTKAQRLRRLAECWLERTGGPPPGGVRIDLVGVVMPRRGAPTVEHARGVA
- a CDS encoding DUF2469 domain-containing protein; the protein is MSAEDLEKYETEMELKLYREYRDVVGLFKYVIETERRFYLTNDYEMQVHSVQGEVFFEVSMADAWVWDMYRPARFVKQVRVLTFKDVNIEELNKSDLELPSG
- a CDS encoding NUDIX hydrolase, which translates into the protein MSDEEPAPGELRKVARVVLLDPDDRILLIHGHEPEDPADRWWFTPGGGLEGEETREEAALRELAEETGITDVELGPVLWQRTCSFPFDGRRWDQDEWYFLARTAQTSTAPGGLTELERRSVAGLRWWTSAELSAARETVYPTRLAELLRTLLDEGPPSAPVVLAPEIV
- the lepB gene encoding signal peptidase I yields the protein MSGTIRSDDGHGRLGNALSGLAVAVGCVLFLGGFIWGALVYQPYTVPTDSMTPTVHAGDRVLAERIDGDQVRRGDIVVFRDKQWGDMPMVKRVVGVGGDTVACCGDGGKLTINGKAIEEPYLRTKGAASNTFTATVPKGQLFMLGDERMGSQDSRVHLQDPGQGSVPRSAVEGRLDAVAWPLTGGLLERPAGFAALQGGVSSPGPVKLLVVSVVVGAALIVGGASYGPVARKLTARRRGAAGGGRTKATAGVG
- the lepB gene encoding signal peptidase I; the encoded protein is MDEEGPEGGSSEGSGTGQKKQRSFWKELPLLIGIALLLALLIKTFLVQAFSIPSDSMQNTLQRGDRVLVDKLTPWFGSEPERGEVVVFHDPGGWLDGEPTPKPNALQNFLSFIGLMPSSEEKDLIKRTIAVAGDTVECKKGGPVKVNGRALDEPYTFPGSTPCDDQPFGPFKVPKDRIWVMGDNRQNSRDSRYHMEDVNGGFVPVDKVVGRAVVVAWPLNRWATLPVPETFDQPGINSAAAAAASAAPLALGTIGALPIVLRRRRRLTSGRTAG
- the lepB gene encoding signal peptidase I, with translation MDTETKHTERDRSSAPDTGEEGEGSRSVRSSRSSGHLGRRLSGMSWRRVGLLGLACTVVVLLFSHFVVQPFQIPSSSMEPTLQVGDRVLVNKLAYRFGSGPERGDVVVFDGTGSFVQEGLEENPVSAATRGVFAALGLAEPAETDFVKRVVGVGGDRVVCCDKGGRVEVNGVAVDEGYLHPGDVPSEVPFDIVVPQGTLWVMGDHRSNSRDSRDHLGEPGGGMVPVDQVIGRAEWIGWPVGRWTSLEPSGAFARVPEAKRTPGGAHG
- the rplS gene encoding 50S ribosomal protein L19; translation: MAHLLDNVNAASLRSDIPAFRPGDTVNVHVRVIEGNRSRIQQFKGVVIRRQGSGVSETFTVRKVSFSVGVERTFPVHSPIFEKIELVTRGDVRRAKLYYLRDLRGKAAKIKEKRDN
- the trmD gene encoding tRNA (guanosine(37)-N1)-methyltransferase TrmD; translation: MRLDVVTIFPEYLEPLNVSLVGKARARGQLDVHVHDLRRWTYDRHSTVDDTPYGGGPGMVMKTEPWGDALDDALAGGYEAGAHGPVMVVPTPSGRPFTQELAVELSERPWLIFTPARYEGIDRRVVDEYATRIPVYEVSIGDYVLAGGEAAVLVITEAVARLLPGVLGNAESHRDDSFAPGAMANLLEGPVYTKPPEWRGRAIPDVLVSGHHGKIARWRRDEALRRTAANRPDLIERCDASAFDKKDREILSILGWAPEPGGRFWRRPQAVEE
- the rimM gene encoding ribosome maturation factor RimM (Essential for efficient processing of 16S rRNA), with the protein product MQLVVARIGRAHGIKGEVTVEVRTDEPELRLAPGAVLATDPASAGPLTIETGRVHSGRLLLRFEGVRDRNTAEALRNTLLIADVDPQELPGEPDEYYDHQLMDLDVVLADGTGIGRITEISHLPSQDLFIVERPDGSEVMIPFVEDIVSEIDLEEQRAVITPPPGLIDDSEAEIASSRDESRDET
- a CDS encoding RNA-binding protein, coding for MLEEALEHLVKGIVDNPDDVQVASRNLRRGRVLEVRVHPDDLGKVIGRNGRTARALRTVVGAIGGRGIRVDLVDVDQVR
- the rpsP gene encoding 30S ribosomal protein S16, with the protein product MAVKIKLKRLGKIRSPHYRIVVADSRTRRDGRAIEEIGLYHPVQNPSRIEVDSERAQYWLSVGAQPTEPVLAILKLTGDWQKHKGLPAPAPLLVAEPKDKRAAFEAFTKAIEGDEPKGEAITPKAKKADKKADEAEAASSASAAESTEA